The following coding sequences lie in one Pseudorca crassidens isolate mPseCra1 chromosome 2, mPseCra1.hap1, whole genome shotgun sequence genomic window:
- the CPT2 gene encoding carnitine O-palmitoyltransferase 2, mitochondrial isoform X1 codes for MVAGLLLRAWPRGLAFGPGALSRLLSTGFDPGQYLQLSIVPTMHYQDSLPRLPIPKLEDTVRRYLSAQKPLLDDGQFRKTEQLCKSFENGIGKELHKQLVAQDKQNKHTSYISGPWFDMYLTARDPVVLNFNPFMSFNPDPKSEYNDQLTRATNMTVSAVRFLKTLRADLLEPEVFHLNPAKSDTDTFKRLIRFVPSSLSWYGAYLVNAYPLDMSQYFRLFNSTRLPKPSRDELFTDDKARHLLVLRKGHFYVFDVLDQNGNIVSASEIQAHLKYILSDSSLAPEFPLSYLTSENRDIWAELRQKLVSGGNEETLRKVDSAVFCLCLDDFSIKDLVHLSHNMLHGDGTNRWFDKSFNLIIAKDGTAAIHFEHAWGDGVAVLRFFNEVFKDSTQAPAITPRSQPANTDSSVAVQKLNFKLNDALKTGISAAKEKFDATMKTLTIDYIQFQRGGKEFLKKQKLSPDSVAQLAFQMALLQQYGQTVATYESCSTAAFKHGRTETIRPASIFTKRCSEAFVREPSKHSAGELQQMIAKCSTYHNQLTKEAAMGQGFDRHLFALRYLGAAKGIDLPGLYLDPAYRQINHNILSTSTLSSPAVNIGGFAPVVPDGFGIAYAVHDNWIGCNVSAYQGRNAHEFLQCVEKALEDMFDALEGKAIKS; via the exons ACTGCCTATTCCCAAACTTGAAGACACCGTTAGGAGATACCTCAGTGCGCAGAAGCCTCTCTTGGATGATGGCCAGTTCAG GAAAACGGAACAATTGTGTAAGAGTTTTGAAAATGGGATTGGAAAAGAACTGCACAAGCAGCTGGTCGCTCAGGACAAGCAGAATAAACATACGAGCTACATTTCAG gtccCTGGTTTGATATGTACTTAACTGCTCGAGACCCAGTTGTCCTGaactttaatccatttatgtcATTCAACCCTGACCCAAAGTCTGAGTACAACGACCAGCTCACCCGGGCAACCAACATGACTGTCTCTGCCGTCCGGTTTCTGAAGACACTTCGGGCTGACCTTTTGGAACCAGAAGTGTTCCACTTGAATCCTGCCAAAAGTGACACTGATACCTTCAAGAGACTCATACGCTTTGTGCCTTCCTCTCTGTCCTGGTATGGCGCCTACTTGGTCAATGCATATCCCCTGGATATGTCCCAGTATTTTCGGCTTTTCAATTCCACTCGTTTACCCAAACCCAGTCGAGATGAACTCTTCACTGATGACAAGGCCAGACACCTCCTGGTCCTAAGAAAAGGACACTTCTATGTCTTTGATGTCCTGGATCAAAATGGGAACATTGTGAGCGCCTCAGAAATCCAGGCTCATCTGAAGTACATTCTCTCAGACAGTAGCCTGGCCCCCGAGTTTCCACTGTCATATCTGACCAGTGAGAACCGGGACATCTGGGCAGAGCTCAGACAGAAGCTGGTGAGTGGTGGCAACGAGGAGACCCTGAGGAAAGTGGACTCTGCTGTATTCTGTCTCTGCCTAGATGACTTCTCCATTAAGGACCTTGTCCACTTGTCCCACAACATGCTGCACGGTGACGGCACAAACCGCTGGTTTGATAAATCCTTTAACCTCATTATAGCCAAGGATGGCACTGCTGCTATCCACTTTGAGCATGCTTGGGGCGATGGTGTTGCAGTGCTCAGGTTTTTTAATGAAGTGTTTAAAGACAGCACTCAGGCCCCTGCTATCACTCCACGGAGCCAGCCAGCTAACACTGACTCTTCTGTCGCCGTACAAAAACTCAACTTCAAGCTGAATGATGCTTTAAAGACTGGCATTAGCGCTGCTAAGGAAAAATTTGATGCCACCATGAAAACCCTCACCATTGACTACATCCAGTTTCAGAGAGGAGGCAAAGAATTCCTGAAGAAGCAGAAGCTGAGCCCTGACTCGGTGGCTCAGCTGGCCTTCCAGATGGCCCTCCTGCAACAGTACGGGCAGACAGTGGCCACCTATGAGTCCTGTAGCACTGCAGCATTCAAGCATGGCCGCACCGAGACCATCCGCCCGGCCTCCATCTTCACAAAGAGGTGCTCTGAGGCCTTTGTCAGGGAGCCCTCCAAGCACAGTGCTGGAGAGCTTCAGCAGATGATAGCCAAGTGCTCCACGTACCACAACCAGCTGACCAAAGAAGCAGCGATGG GCCAGGGCTTTGATCGACACTTGTTTGCTCTGCGGTACCTGGGAGCAGCCAAAGGGATTGACCTGCCCGGGCTATACCTGGACCCTGCGTATAGGCAGATAAACCACAACATCCTGTCCACGAGCACGTTGAGCAGCCCAGCAGTGAACATCGGCGGCTTTGCCCCCGTGGTCCCTGATGGTTTTGGCATTGCGTATGCTGTTCATGACAACTGGATAGGCTGCAACGTCTCTGCCTACCAAGGCCGCAATGCCCATGAGTTTCTCCAGTGTGTGGAGAAGGCCTTAGAAGACATGTTTGATGCCTTAGAAGGCAAAGCCATCAAATCTTAA
- the CPT2 gene encoding carnitine O-palmitoyltransferase 2, mitochondrial isoform X2, whose amino-acid sequence MYLTARDPVVLNFNPFMSFNPDPKSEYNDQLTRATNMTVSAVRFLKTLRADLLEPEVFHLNPAKSDTDTFKRLIRFVPSSLSWYGAYLVNAYPLDMSQYFRLFNSTRLPKPSRDELFTDDKARHLLVLRKGHFYVFDVLDQNGNIVSASEIQAHLKYILSDSSLAPEFPLSYLTSENRDIWAELRQKLVSGGNEETLRKVDSAVFCLCLDDFSIKDLVHLSHNMLHGDGTNRWFDKSFNLIIAKDGTAAIHFEHAWGDGVAVLRFFNEVFKDSTQAPAITPRSQPANTDSSVAVQKLNFKLNDALKTGISAAKEKFDATMKTLTIDYIQFQRGGKEFLKKQKLSPDSVAQLAFQMALLQQYGQTVATYESCSTAAFKHGRTETIRPASIFTKRCSEAFVREPSKHSAGELQQMIAKCSTYHNQLTKEAAMGQGFDRHLFALRYLGAAKGIDLPGLYLDPAYRQINHNILSTSTLSSPAVNIGGFAPVVPDGFGIAYAVHDNWIGCNVSAYQGRNAHEFLQCVEKALEDMFDALEGKAIKS is encoded by the exons ATGTACTTAACTGCTCGAGACCCAGTTGTCCTGaactttaatccatttatgtcATTCAACCCTGACCCAAAGTCTGAGTACAACGACCAGCTCACCCGGGCAACCAACATGACTGTCTCTGCCGTCCGGTTTCTGAAGACACTTCGGGCTGACCTTTTGGAACCAGAAGTGTTCCACTTGAATCCTGCCAAAAGTGACACTGATACCTTCAAGAGACTCATACGCTTTGTGCCTTCCTCTCTGTCCTGGTATGGCGCCTACTTGGTCAATGCATATCCCCTGGATATGTCCCAGTATTTTCGGCTTTTCAATTCCACTCGTTTACCCAAACCCAGTCGAGATGAACTCTTCACTGATGACAAGGCCAGACACCTCCTGGTCCTAAGAAAAGGACACTTCTATGTCTTTGATGTCCTGGATCAAAATGGGAACATTGTGAGCGCCTCAGAAATCCAGGCTCATCTGAAGTACATTCTCTCAGACAGTAGCCTGGCCCCCGAGTTTCCACTGTCATATCTGACCAGTGAGAACCGGGACATCTGGGCAGAGCTCAGACAGAAGCTGGTGAGTGGTGGCAACGAGGAGACCCTGAGGAAAGTGGACTCTGCTGTATTCTGTCTCTGCCTAGATGACTTCTCCATTAAGGACCTTGTCCACTTGTCCCACAACATGCTGCACGGTGACGGCACAAACCGCTGGTTTGATAAATCCTTTAACCTCATTATAGCCAAGGATGGCACTGCTGCTATCCACTTTGAGCATGCTTGGGGCGATGGTGTTGCAGTGCTCAGGTTTTTTAATGAAGTGTTTAAAGACAGCACTCAGGCCCCTGCTATCACTCCACGGAGCCAGCCAGCTAACACTGACTCTTCTGTCGCCGTACAAAAACTCAACTTCAAGCTGAATGATGCTTTAAAGACTGGCATTAGCGCTGCTAAGGAAAAATTTGATGCCACCATGAAAACCCTCACCATTGACTACATCCAGTTTCAGAGAGGAGGCAAAGAATTCCTGAAGAAGCAGAAGCTGAGCCCTGACTCGGTGGCTCAGCTGGCCTTCCAGATGGCCCTCCTGCAACAGTACGGGCAGACAGTGGCCACCTATGAGTCCTGTAGCACTGCAGCATTCAAGCATGGCCGCACCGAGACCATCCGCCCGGCCTCCATCTTCACAAAGAGGTGCTCTGAGGCCTTTGTCAGGGAGCCCTCCAAGCACAGTGCTGGAGAGCTTCAGCAGATGATAGCCAAGTGCTCCACGTACCACAACCAGCTGACCAAAGAAGCAGCGATGG GCCAGGGCTTTGATCGACACTTGTTTGCTCTGCGGTACCTGGGAGCAGCCAAAGGGATTGACCTGCCCGGGCTATACCTGGACCCTGCGTATAGGCAGATAAACCACAACATCCTGTCCACGAGCACGTTGAGCAGCCCAGCAGTGAACATCGGCGGCTTTGCCCCCGTGGTCCCTGATGGTTTTGGCATTGCGTATGCTGTTCATGACAACTGGATAGGCTGCAACGTCTCTGCCTACCAAGGCCGCAATGCCCATGAGTTTCTCCAGTGTGTGGAGAAGGCCTTAGAAGACATGTTTGATGCCTTAGAAGGCAAAGCCATCAAATCTTAA